In Cytobacillus sp. IB215665, the genomic window TTCAGGTTAGGATGAAAGTTTGATGAATGTTGTTAGAGGATTTTACCTAAAGTTAATTTTCGCATTGAATATTGTTGTTCTTTCTAAAATTTAATCAAGGATTATATTAAAACTTGTAACATCTTGTGCTTTATAACTTTAACAATCATAAATACCTTGTTTGCCATCTCAATTATATAAATAGCAACAAAGTGTATCATAAGATTAAAGAAGCCACCAATCTTCAAACTGTTCATTTGATTGGTGACTTTAAAGTTATAATTCTAGTTATTTACCAATAAACATTTGAGTCCAATAGTTACCTTGTTCAACGTAACCAACACCAATGTGAGTGAAGCTAGAATTTAAAATATTTTTGCGATGACCTTCACTATTCATCCAAGCATTCACAACTTCTTGAGGTGTTTTTTGACCGTAAGCAATATTTTCTCCAGCTGATTTATATGTGATACCGAACTTTTTCATCATATCAAAAGGTGAACCATAAGTTGGACTATTATGGTCAAAATATTTGTTAGACTGCATATCAGCAGATTTAGTACGTGCTACTTTACTT contains:
- a CDS encoding CAP domain-containing protein, with the translated sequence SKVARTKSADMQSNKYFDHNSPTYGSPFDMMKKFGITYKSAGENIAYGQKTPQEVVNAWMNSEGHRKNILNSSFTHIGVGYVEQGNYWTQMFIGK